In the Coleofasciculus chthonoplastes PCC 7420 genome, one interval contains:
- a CDS encoding SdrD B-like domain-containing protein, producing the protein MPESNIYSSLSAALPNELTFSIQLDAGSDPDASYVDITIKDSPGTENVLEGMTFDGYCIDTDRGIRPNIDYTAKVYSSYETLPDELLGTGLIEKPENFDQVNWILNQGFEGQASTGNGTYTSGDIQRAVWSLLDDQQSSGGGTLGAWEQARVDEILALAQSNGEGFVPEYDYTTIFGEQVVGKMGVILVPDSNDDGLPDSQIVIAEVELSKIGDKVWSDCDADGIQDANEAGMAGVTVNLLTDVDGDGVIEDGEVVDTTTTDANGNYEFTTIAGDYKVQFEQPDNKLLSPTNQGGDDTVDSDGLISDVVTLAPGENDTTVDAGFYHPPSFKAALPGMLTFSVQLDAGSDPDSSYLDITIKDVPGTDNPFEGMTFDGYCLDTDRPINRNVDYTAKVYSSGEPLPDELIGPGLIEKPENLDLVNWILNQGFEGEASTGNGTYTSGDIQRAIWELIDDQQSNGGGSLGAWEQARVDEILDLAQSNGEGFVPEYDYTTIFGEQVVGKFGLILVPDTDGDCLPDKQIVIAEVELSKLGDRVWLDSDADGIQDAGEAGIAGVTVNLFADIDGDGVFEESEVVETTTTDANGNYEFSVMAGEYQVQFEQPDDYEVSPANQGGDDTVDSDGLISDIVSLAPGENDPTIDSGFYQLASLGDKVFEDSNGNGLQDAGESGIQDVTVKLQNPDGTAVLDGNGNPITTTTDANGEYSFTGLTPGEYKVMFVAPNGYIFSPQDAGSDDSLDSDANPSNGMTQTVTLESGEINDTLDAGLLIPNPGIDIEKFVNEIDVTDLNNLPEIAAGEDVTFTYAVTNTGNVGFSTSEVIVSDDNGTVGDTSDDFTPTLDLSTDVGSDGILSPGETWVYSSATEAAQDLSSSTTSDIRFLLTGSSSLDGANGNVRTFTQDGVSVDVSAFSQKWGTWNDAYLGAYSGGLGVTNRDEWTLNHRVDNSGSTDYILFEFDQDVTVDKAFLDYVGWDSDMSIWIGDRDGADISQLSDSLLDGFTKENNFTNHGGDRWADFNDAGLTGDTVVISAYTHGSNDSFKLKKLDVSVTETTAGEYQNVATVQAGTVSDSDISGYVNPTPNPSIDIEKFVNGIDVADLSNLPEIAAGTNVTFTYEVTNTGNVGFSTSDVIVSDDNGTPGDTSDDFTPTLVDFTDVGSDGILSPGETWLYSSGTQTAQDLSSSTTSDIRFLLTGSSSLDGANGNVRTFTKDGVSVDVSAFSQKSGTWKNAYLGAYSGGLGVTNRDEGTSSHRVDNSGSTDYILFEFDQDVTVDKAFLDYVGWDSDMSIWIGDRNGADISHLNDSLLDSFTKENNFTHHGRDRWADFNDAGLTGDTVVISAYTHGSNDSFKLKKLDVSVTETSFGEYQNVATVQADTVSDSDTSGYVNPTDTASTSAHILIEAEDMHLNDYQTEHEDFASGGELIKLSDHSGYASTTFDGETGTYDVIVGYYDENDGQADAKVKIGGDVLDYWTFDQDLASHVASPDNFVTRQVGNDVHIENGDTIKLFGWEDGNEYARFDYIKLVNTDAATNAAAADEITGTSGVDELVGTDADETLVGYASWDLLTGGGGADKFVFTSLNDRRDKITDFELGADVIDVSQVLDAIGYVGNDAIGDGYVQLGSNSYGAVVSVDQDGFGDDYDPVALVEMANVNVNSLSASHFIF; encoded by the coding sequence ATGCCGGAATCTAACATCTACTCATCTCTCAGCGCCGCTCTACCCAATGAGCTGACATTTAGCATTCAACTCGACGCGGGTAGTGATCCGGATGCCAGTTATGTGGATATCACCATCAAAGATTCCCCCGGTACAGAAAACGTACTTGAGGGAATGACTTTTGATGGGTATTGTATCGATACCGACCGGGGAATTCGCCCAAATATAGACTATACAGCTAAAGTTTATTCTAGCTATGAGACATTACCCGACGAACTGCTCGGAACGGGTTTAATCGAAAAGCCGGAAAATTTCGATCAGGTCAACTGGATTCTCAATCAAGGTTTTGAAGGACAAGCATCAACCGGGAATGGCACCTATACTTCAGGGGATATTCAACGAGCCGTCTGGTCATTACTGGATGACCAACAGTCAAGTGGTGGCGGGACTTTAGGTGCTTGGGAGCAAGCGCGAGTCGATGAAATTCTGGCTCTGGCTCAAAGTAATGGTGAAGGATTTGTTCCCGAATACGACTACACCACGATATTTGGCGAACAAGTCGTTGGCAAAATGGGAGTCATTCTGGTTCCAGATAGCAATGATGATGGTTTACCGGATAGCCAAATCGTTATCGCTGAAGTGGAACTCTCCAAAATCGGCGATAAAGTTTGGTCAGACTGTGATGCGGATGGAATTCAGGATGCGAACGAAGCCGGAATGGCTGGCGTTACCGTCAACCTATTAACCGATGTTGATGGTGATGGTGTAATTGAAGATGGGGAAGTTGTGGACACCACCACCACCGATGCCAACGGTAATTATGAATTTACAACCATTGCGGGTGACTACAAGGTTCAATTTGAACAACCCGATAATAAACTCCTCTCTCCCACCAACCAAGGTGGCGATGATACCGTTGACAGCGATGGTTTAATCTCTGATGTCGTGACTTTAGCGCCAGGGGAAAATGACACCACCGTTGATGCCGGATTTTATCACCCGCCCTCGTTCAAAGCCGCTTTACCTGGAATGCTGACGTTTAGCGTTCAGCTTGACGCGGGTAGTGATCCGGATTCTAGTTATTTAGATATCACCATCAAAGATGTCCCCGGAACCGATAATCCCTTTGAGGGAATGACCTTTGATGGCTATTGCCTAGATACCGATCGCCCGATTAATCGAAATGTAGATTACACAGCGAAAGTCTACTCCAGTGGTGAACCCTTACCTGATGAACTCATTGGACCCGGTTTAATCGAAAAGCCGGAAAATTTAGATCTAGTCAACTGGATTCTCAATCAAGGCTTTGAAGGAGAAGCATCAACCGGAAATGGCACCTATACCTCAGGGGATATTCAACGAGCCATCTGGGAGTTAATTGATGACCAACAGTCAAATGGTGGCGGTAGTTTAGGTGCTTGGGAACAAGCGCGAGTCGATGAAATTCTGGATCTGGCTCAAAGCAATGGTGAAGGCTTTGTTCCCGAATACGACTATACAACCATATTTGGCGAACAAGTCGTTGGCAAATTCGGACTCATCCTGGTTCCAGATACCGATGGGGATTGTTTACCGGATAAACAAATTGTTATCGCTGAAGTAGAATTATCCAAATTAGGGGATAGGGTTTGGTTAGACAGTGATGCCGATGGGATTCAGGATGCTGGTGAAGCGGGAATTGCTGGCGTTACTGTCAATTTATTCGCCGACATCGATGGTGACGGTGTATTTGAAGAGAGTGAAGTCGTTGAAACCACCACCACCGATGCTAACGGCAATTATGAATTTTCCGTCATGGCGGGTGAGTACCAGGTTCAATTTGAACAACCCGACGACTATGAAGTCAGTCCCGCTAACCAAGGGGGCGATGATACGGTTGACAGTGATGGTTTAATCTCTGATATTGTCAGTCTCGCGCCTGGGGAAAATGACCCCACGATTGACTCCGGATTTTATCAATTGGCATCTTTAGGAGATAAAGTTTTTGAAGACAGCAACGGGAATGGCTTACAAGATGCTGGTGAAAGTGGTATTCAAGACGTTACCGTCAAACTCCAGAATCCGGATGGCACAGCGGTTCTCGATGGTAATGGCAACCCAATTACAACGACAACGGATGCCAATGGAGAATACTCATTCACTGGCTTAACTCCGGGTGAGTATAAAGTCATGTTTGTCGCCCCCAATGGCTATATATTTAGCCCACAAGATGCGGGTAGCGATGATAGCCTCGATAGTGATGCCAATCCCAGCAATGGCATGACTCAAACGGTAACGTTAGAGTCAGGTGAGATTAACGACACATTGGATGCCGGATTGCTGATCCCGAATCCCGGTATTGATATTGAGAAGTTTGTCAATGAGATAGATGTGACGGATTTGAATAATCTGCCGGAAATTGCCGCCGGTGAAGATGTCACGTTTACCTACGCAGTCACCAATACGGGGAATGTGGGCTTCTCTACCAGTGAAGTGATTGTCAGCGATGACAATGGTACGGTGGGTGATACCAGTGATGACTTTACTCCTACCCTCGATCTGTCCACAGATGTTGGCTCAGATGGCATCCTCAGCCCGGGTGAAACCTGGGTTTACTCCTCAGCAACTGAAGCAGCACAAGATCTGTCAAGTTCGACGACTTCTGACATCCGATTCCTCTTAACGGGTTCGAGTAGCTTGGATGGTGCCAATGGCAATGTCCGTACCTTCACTCAAGATGGGGTTTCGGTTGATGTCAGCGCCTTTAGTCAGAAATGGGGAACCTGGAACGATGCGTATTTAGGTGCATACAGTGGTGGCTTAGGTGTGACGAACCGTGATGAATGGACATTGAATCACCGCGTGGATAATAGCGGGAGTACCGATTACATCCTGTTTGAATTCGACCAAGATGTCACCGTAGACAAAGCCTTCCTGGATTATGTCGGCTGGGATAGCGATATGTCCATCTGGATCGGCGATCGCGATGGTGCGGATATTTCACAATTAAGTGACAGCCTGTTGGATGGCTTCACTAAGGAAAATAACTTTACCAATCATGGAGGCGATCGCTGGGCTGATTTCAATGATGCCGGATTAACGGGTGATACGGTAGTGATTTCTGCCTACACCCATGGCAGCAATGACTCCTTTAAGCTGAAGAAACTGGATGTTTCCGTGACTGAAACCACGGCTGGGGAGTATCAAAATGTGGCGACGGTACAGGCGGGTACTGTCAGCGACAGTGACATCAGTGGCTATGTGAATCCTACTCCCAATCCCAGCATTGATATTGAGAAGTTCGTCAATGGGATTGATGTGGCAGATTTGAGTAACCTGCCGGAAATTGCCGCCGGTACCAATGTCACCTTTACCTACGAAGTCACCAATACGGGAAATGTGGGCTTCTCTACCAGTGACGTGATTGTCAGCGATGACAATGGCACGCCGGGTGATACCAGCGATGACTTTACTCCCACCCTGGTGGATTTCACCGATGTTGGCTCAGATGGTATCCTCAGCCCCGGTGAAACCTGGCTCTACTCCTCTGGCACACAAACGGCACAAGATCTTTCGAGTTCGACGACTTCTGACATCCGATTCCTCTTAACGGGTTCGAGTAGCTTGGATGGTGCCAATGGCAATGTCCGTACCTTCACCAAAGATGGGGTTTCGGTTGATGTCAGCGCCTTTAGTCAGAAATCAGGAACCTGGAAAAATGCGTATTTAGGTGCATACAGTGGTGGCTTAGGTGTGACGAACCGTGATGAAGGGACATCGTCTCATCGCGTAGATAATAGCGGAAGTACCGATTACATCCTGTTTGAATTCGACCAAGATGTCACCGTAGACAAAGCCTTCCTGGATTATGTCGGCTGGGATAGTGATATGTCCATCTGGATCGGCGATCGCAATGGTGCGGATATCTCACACTTAAATGACAGCCTGTTGGATAGCTTCACCAAGGAAAATAACTTTACCCATCATGGACGCGATCGCTGGGCTGACTTTAATGATGCTGGATTAACGGGTGATACGGTAGTGATTTCTGCCTACACCCACGGCAGCAATGACTCCTTTAAGCTGAAGAAACTGGATGTTTCCGTCACCGAAACCAGTTTTGGGGAATATCAAAATGTGGCGACAGTTCAAGCCGATACCGTCAGCGACAGTGATACCAGTGGCTACGTGAATCCTACTGATACCGCTTCCACATCAGCACATATCCTGATTGAAGCTGAGGATATGCACCTAAATGATTACCAAACTGAGCATGAGGACTTCGCTTCTGGTGGCGAACTGATTAAGCTGTCTGATCATAGTGGTTATGCCAGTACCACCTTTGATGGTGAAACCGGAACCTATGATGTAATTGTCGGTTATTACGACGAAAACGATGGTCAAGCTGATGCCAAAGTGAAAATTGGTGGCGATGTTCTAGACTATTGGACATTTGACCAAGACTTAGCCTCTCATGTTGCTTCGCCTGACAACTTTGTCACCCGCCAAGTGGGGAATGATGTTCACATCGAAAACGGTGACACCATCAAGTTATTCGGGTGGGAAGATGGCAATGAGTATGCCCGATTTGACTATATCAAGTTGGTCAATACAGATGCAGCGACGAACGCAGCCGCAGCGGATGAAATTACCGGAACATCTGGTGTTGATGAACTGGTGGGTACGGATGCTGATGAGACACTGGTGGGTTATGCTAGCTGGGATCTTTTAACCGGAGGTGGTGGTGCCGACAAATTTGTCTTCACCAGTCTCAACGATCGCCGTGATAAAATTACTGACTTTGAACTGGGTGCTGATGTCATTGATGTGAGTCAAGTTCTTGATGCAATTGGCTATGTCGGCAATGATGCGATCGGCGATGGTTATGTACAACTTGGCTCCAATTCCTACGGTGCAGTTGTCAGCGTTGATCAAGATGGTTTTGGTGATGATTATGATCCGGTAGCTTTGGTGGAAATGGCAAATGTTAATGTCAATAGCTTGTCTGCTAGTCACTTCATTTTCTAA
- a CDS encoding non-ribosomal peptide synthetase, with amino-acid sequence MDGLLCLTEFEQHQLLQKWTNTQTDYPRTSTIHDLFQRQAAKSPDAIAIAYQNQQLTYQELEQQSNQLAQYLQSLGVTTETLVSFYLERSPELIITILAILKAGGAYLPLDTSTPPQRLNTILEDAQAPILITQKNKLTSLPKLPDSLHLLCLDDYFNSTTSSPPIPPAHTVNSNNLAYVMYTSGSTGKPKGVCVPHRGVVRLVKNTNYAHFGADEVVLQLASIAFDAATFEIWGALLNGGKLVLMPAKIPSLQDIGTAIKHHKITTLWLTAGLFHLMVEEQIEALKPLQQLLAGGDVLSIPHVKKVLTELPDCQLINGYGPTENTTFTCCHQITLEDTTKSSIPIGRPIANTQVYILNPDLQPVPIGHPGELYIGGDGLARGYLNQPDLTQKRFIANPFSHDPNARLYKTGDKVRWRDDGVIEFLGRFDFQVKIRGFRVELAEIEAVLQNYPNVRNVVVLAREDTPGDKRLVAYLVPEDNHLELNPEPIKSFLLKKLPSYMIPSAFIVLDQFPLNINGKVDRRALPAPNQNLGLNRQLVKPCNPTEHRMAAIWQEILGVEVGVNQTFTDLGGNSLQATRILSRVRDAFGVDIPVSVMLQNRESSAATIASLAEYVTHRPLQDNVSEINPIKAIPHGNDLPLTVYQERIWLLAQRAKQHPIYNLPMVFRLQGTLNITLLEKAINQVIKRHESLRTIFSVVNGLPRQHILPELTIKISVVDVNTNQLSQAEEEQHIQTLINQEASHCFDLQADPLIRVKLFQLRTDDFILMMTCHHIISDGWSLSVLLNEISLFYTNLIQERQLNLPELTVNYGDFTLWHQQHQEDRETSLLNYWTNQLTGALPLLNLPTDHPRPAIQTYKGTIQYFHINQDVRTQIEAFSQGQGATLFMVLVAAFQILLHCYSHEDDIVIGSPIASRNHSSLENLIGCFANIIPLRTHTHNNPSFLEFLAQVKKVSLEGYTYLDFPAEKVLSNFKYKRNLSYYPWFQVVFILLNVPQHNFELPGLKITEKKFNKGAAICDLVFLVEPKTQGLQCSIEYNTALYNDETITRLIGHFQQLLQDILTHPEQQIKQLPLLTEAEASQLLPSPSADEALSVPNTAGSKHQFVEPRNELERQLQNIWETVFHLKPIGIRDNFFELGGHSLLGLRLFSKIQQQTGQDLPVTTVFEAPTIEELAKILQTKQEIVPESSVVTINPNGNKPPLFFVNSINYAWKLSSYFPKDQPVYCVNIFEVIDYLTQNFSQFTLNDIAQKFIEDMRQIQPQGPYSLVAYCNDSYLAFEIAQQLYDQCDQVNFLGLIDAIWGIEQVGFNFHYQNLRELGLSYLFQKIRYQRKLFCLIERIRLNLKKALSKLYSRLDTPIPRRLKANEVLEQFRQATNNYIPQAYPGKINLFISSELRNLSHEMFSNLARAGLDVQEIPGYHNSFLQSPQIERLAEKLQTYLT; translated from the coding sequence ATGGATGGGCTGCTCTGCTTAACTGAATTTGAACAACATCAATTATTACAAAAATGGACAAATACGCAAACGGACTATCCTCGCACCTCTACTATTCATGACTTATTTCAACGCCAAGCAGCAAAAAGTCCTGATGCCATTGCGATCGCGTACCAGAATCAGCAGCTTACCTACCAGGAACTTGAGCAACAATCTAATCAACTTGCCCAGTATTTACAAAGTCTTGGCGTAACCACAGAAACCCTAGTTAGCTTTTATTTAGAACGTTCTCCAGAATTAATTATTACAATCTTAGCCATTCTCAAAGCGGGTGGCGCTTATTTACCCCTAGATACGTCCACCCCACCCCAGCGGTTAAACACGATTTTAGAGGATGCCCAAGCCCCTATTTTAATTACACAAAAAAATAAATTAACTTCTCTACCAAAACTTCCAGACTCTCTTCATCTCCTATGTCTGGACGATTATTTCAATTCAACAACGTCTTCTCCTCCTATTCCGCCAGCCCATACCGTTAATAGCAACAACTTAGCTTATGTGATGTACACATCCGGTTCCACCGGTAAACCCAAGGGCGTTTGTGTACCTCATCGCGGAGTGGTTCGGCTAGTAAAAAATACCAATTATGCCCACTTTGGCGCCGATGAAGTCGTGTTACAACTGGCGTCTATCGCCTTTGATGCGGCAACCTTTGAAATTTGGGGAGCTTTATTAAATGGCGGCAAACTGGTTTTAATGCCAGCAAAAATACCATCGTTGCAAGACATTGGTACAGCTATCAAACACCATAAAATTACCACCTTATGGTTAACCGCTGGCTTATTTCATTTGATGGTTGAGGAACAGATAGAAGCCCTTAAACCCTTGCAGCAACTCTTAGCCGGCGGTGATGTTTTATCGATTCCCCATGTTAAAAAAGTTTTAACCGAGTTACCCGATTGTCAATTAATTAATGGGTACGGACCCACCGAAAACACCACCTTTACCTGTTGTCATCAAATTACACTTGAGGACACCACTAAATCCTCTATTCCCATCGGGCGTCCCATTGCCAATACTCAAGTCTATATTCTCAATCCTGATTTACAACCCGTTCCCATTGGTCATCCCGGAGAATTATACATTGGCGGCGATGGATTAGCGCGGGGTTATCTGAATCAACCCGATTTAACCCAAAAGCGGTTTATTGCCAATCCCTTTAGTCATGATCCGAACGCTCGTTTGTATAAAACAGGAGATAAAGTTCGTTGGCGAGACGATGGCGTAATTGAGTTTTTAGGACGATTTGATTTCCAAGTTAAAATTCGTGGATTTCGCGTTGAATTAGCAGAAATTGAGGCAGTTTTACAGAACTATCCGAATGTGCGGAATGTTGTGGTTTTAGCCAGGGAAGATACACCTGGGGATAAGCGTTTAGTGGCGTATCTTGTCCCCGAAGATAATCATCTGGAATTAAATCCGGAGCCAATCAAATCCTTTCTGCTCAAAAAACTGCCCAGTTACATGATTCCATCAGCCTTTATTGTTTTAGATCAATTCCCATTAAATATTAATGGTAAGGTAGATCGACGAGCGTTACCAGCACCTAATCAGAATTTAGGGTTAAATCGCCAATTGGTCAAGCCTTGTAATCCAACAGAACATCGGATGGCGGCAATCTGGCAAGAAATTTTAGGCGTTGAAGTTGGAGTTAATCAAACCTTTACTGATTTAGGCGGAAATTCTTTACAAGCGACTCGCATTTTGTCTCGGGTTCGAGATGCATTTGGCGTGGATATTCCGGTATCCGTGATGCTGCAAAACCGTGAATCCTCTGCAGCAACTATTGCCAGTTTAGCCGAATATGTGACGCATCGCCCTCTCCAGGATAATGTGAGCGAAATTAATCCGATAAAAGCGATTCCTCATGGGAATGATTTACCCTTAACGGTTTACCAAGAAAGAATCTGGTTATTGGCACAACGAGCCAAACAACACCCCATTTACAACTTACCCATGGTGTTCCGTCTTCAGGGGACTCTGAATATTACACTATTGGAAAAAGCAATTAACCAGGTGATCAAACGCCATGAATCTCTACGCACTATTTTTTCGGTAGTGAATGGATTACCCAGACAACACATTCTCCCTGAACTCACAATTAAAATCTCTGTTGTCGATGTGAACACAAATCAGTTGAGTCAAGCCGAGGAAGAACAACATATTCAAACGTTAATTAATCAAGAAGCCAGCCACTGTTTTGATTTGCAAGCTGATCCGCTAATTCGGGTTAAATTATTCCAACTCCGAACCGATGATTTTATTTTAATGATGACTTGTCATCACATTATCAGTGATGGTTGGTCACTCAGCGTATTGCTCAATGAAATTTCGCTATTCTATACGAATTTAATCCAAGAACGCCAATTAAACTTGCCCGAATTGACGGTAAACTATGGTGATTTTACCCTATGGCATCAACAACACCAGGAAGACAGGGAAACCTCACTCCTCAACTATTGGACGAATCAACTCACGGGGGCGTTACCCCTATTAAACCTACCCACAGATCATCCTCGTCCTGCGATACAAACCTATAAAGGAACAATTCAATATTTTCACATTAACCAAGACGTCAGAACCCAAATTGAGGCGTTCAGTCAAGGGCAGGGTGCTACCCTATTTATGGTGCTAGTCGCTGCGTTCCAAATTTTGCTTCATTGTTATAGTCATGAAGACGATATTGTGATTGGTTCTCCGATTGCTAGCCGAAACCATAGCAGCTTAGAAAATTTAATTGGTTGCTTTGCTAATATTATTCCGTTAAGGACTCATACCCATAATAATCCGTCTTTCCTCGAATTTCTGGCACAGGTCAAAAAGGTATCATTAGAGGGTTATACCTATCTGGATTTTCCGGCTGAAAAAGTGTTATCTAACTTTAAATATAAACGAAACCTCAGTTATTATCCCTGGTTTCAGGTGGTTTTCATCCTGCTCAATGTTCCTCAGCATAATTTTGAATTGCCGGGACTGAAAATTACTGAGAAAAAGTTCAATAAAGGAGCGGCGATTTGTGATTTAGTCTTTTTAGTTGAGCCAAAAACCCAAGGATTGCAATGCTCGATTGAATATAATACGGCTCTGTATAACGATGAGACAATTACTCGTTTGATTGGACATTTTCAACAATTACTCCAGGACATTCTTACCCATCCCGAACAACAGATTAAACAGTTGCCTCTGTTAACGGAAGCTGAAGCAAGTCAACTATTACCAAGTCCAAGTGCTGACGAAGCGTTATCTGTACCCAATACTGCTGGCAGCAAACATCAGTTTGTTGAACCGCGCAATGAATTAGAACGGCAACTCCAGAACATCTGGGAAACTGTTTTTCATCTTAAACCTATTGGTATTCGTGATAACTTCTTTGAATTAGGCGGGCATTCTTTGCTCGGACTACGACTATTTAGTAAAATTCAACAACAGACAGGTCAAGATCTTCCGGTGACGACAGTATTTGAAGCCCCAACGATTGAAGAATTAGCTAAGATATTACAGACGAAACAAGAGATTGTTCCTGAATCCTCAGTTGTTACAATTAACCCCAACGGAAATAAACCGCCTTTATTTTTTGTTAATTCGATCAACTATGCCTGGAAGCTTAGCTCATATTTTCCCAAAGATCAACCCGTTTATTGTGTTAATATTTTTGAAGTTATCGACTATTTGACACAAAATTTTTCTCAATTTACGCTAAACGATATTGCTCAGAAGTTTATCGAAGACATGCGCCAAATTCAACCTCAAGGTCCTTATTCTTTAGTGGCATATTGTAATGATTCTTATTTAGCCTTTGAAATTGCTCAACAACTTTATGATCAATGTGATCAGGTAAATTTCTTAGGGTTAATTGATGCGATATGGGGAATTGAGCAAGTTGGGTTCAATTTTCACTATCAGAATTTGCGTGAATTAGGATTAAGTTATTTGTTTCAGAAAATCAGATATCAAAGAAAATTATTTTGTTTAATTGAGAGGATACGATTGAATCTCAAAAAAGCTCTAAGTAAATTATATTCACGTTTAGACACGCCCATACCGCGTCGGCTAAAAGCAAACGAGGTTCTGGAACAGTTTAGACAAGCGACGAATAATTACATACCCCAAGCTTATCCAGGTAAAATTAATCTCTTTATTTCCAGTGAGTTAAGAAACTTGAGCCATGAAATGTTTAGCAATTTAGCTAGGGCAGGTTTAGACGTTCAAGAGATTCCCGGATATCATAATAGTTTTTTGCAGTCACCTCAAATTGAACGACTTGCCGAAAAATTGCAAACCTATTTAACCTGA
- a CDS encoding DUF433 domain-containing protein, protein MASGDNQQPNIIRTERGLTISGTRITLYDVMDYLTAHYPPTFIRALFDLTDEQINAALSYIEANRPDVEAEYQIVLKQAEENRQYWQERNREHAARVATMPPKPGRETLWVKLQQQKARHQLEA, encoded by the coding sequence ATGGCTTCAGGGGACAATCAGCAACCAAACATCATCCGTACAGAACGTGGATTAACTATTTCGGGTACACGCATCACACTCTACGACGTGATGGACTACCTGACGGCTCACTATCCACCAACGTTTATCCGTGCGCTGTTTGATCTTACAGATGAGCAAATTAACGCTGCCTTATCCTATATTGAGGCAAATCGCCCTGATGTTGAAGCCGAGTATCAAATTGTTCTGAAACAGGCTGAAGAAAATCGACAGTATTGGCAGGAGCGCAATCGTGAGCATGCTGCTCGTGTTGCCACAATGCCGCCAAAACCAGGGCGAGAAACTCTTTGGGTAAAACTCCAACAGCAGAAAGCTAGACATCAACTAGAAGCATGA
- a CDS encoding ABC transporter ATP-binding protein, which produces MASVVFEDVSKKFADFIAVNDLNLTIDDGEFLVFVGPSGCGKTTSLRMLAGLEDISQGSIYIGDKRVNDVPPKDRDIAMVFQSYALYPHMSVYENMAFSLELQGKRKGEIKTHVESAAKQLGIDHLLYRKPKELSGGQRQRVAVGRAIVRNPAVFLMDEPLSNLDAKLRVQARAEINKLHNELGTTFIYVTHDQVEAMTMGSRIAVMNHGVLQQIDTPEKLYNYPNNVFVAGFIGSPAMNFFEAKLISKEDNLYVKTDSFELHIPPDKALFYQHYSGEEVIFGIRPENIHDPDYIPPDIRPASIKATVSVTEMMGNEIIVYLTTPSNHEFIARVDPRSRMTVGQSISVAFDRSQFHLFDKHSQQTIT; this is translated from the coding sequence ATGGCTAGTGTTGTTTTTGAAGACGTCAGTAAAAAATTTGCTGATTTTATCGCAGTCAATGATTTAAACCTGACCATTGACGATGGTGAATTTCTCGTCTTTGTCGGTCCCTCTGGCTGCGGAAAAACCACCTCCCTGCGGATGCTGGCGGGACTTGAGGATATCAGCCAAGGCAGTATTTATATTGGCGATAAGCGAGTCAATGATGTTCCGCCCAAAGACCGGGATATTGCCATGGTTTTCCAATCTTACGCCCTGTATCCTCACATGTCTGTCTATGAAAATATGGCATTTAGCTTAGAGTTGCAAGGGAAGCGTAAAGGCGAAATTAAAACCCATGTTGAAAGTGCCGCCAAGCAATTAGGAATTGACCATTTACTATACCGCAAACCCAAAGAACTCTCCGGAGGACAACGCCAGCGAGTTGCGGTGGGTCGCGCTATTGTTCGCAATCCGGCTGTCTTTTTAATGGATGAACCTTTATCCAATTTAGATGCGAAATTACGGGTACAGGCGCGAGCAGAAATTAATAAATTGCATAACGAATTAGGCACTACGTTTATTTATGTCACCCATGATCAAGTGGAAGCGATGACCATGGGAAGTCGGATTGCAGTGATGAATCATGGCGTTTTGCAGCAAATTGATACCCCAGAAAAGCTGTATAATTATCCAAACAATGTCTTTGTCGCGGGGTTTATTGGCTCCCCGGCGATGAATTTTTTTGAAGCTAAACTAATCAGTAAAGAGGATAATTTATATGTAAAAACTGACTCATTTGAACTCCATATACCTCCAGACAAAGCCCTATTCTATCAACATTATTCAGGAGAAGAGGTGATCTTTGGCATTCGCCCAGAAAATATTCATGATCCTGACTATATTCCCCCAGATATTCGTCCAGCTTCTATCAAAGCGACAGTATCCGTTACGGAGATGATGGGGAATGAAATCATTGTCTATCTGACAACGCCAAGCAATCACGAATTTATCGCCAGAGTCGATCCGCGATCGCGCATGACTGTGGGACAATCAATTAGTGTGGCGTTTGATCGGTCTCAGTTTCACCTGTTTGACAAGCACAGCCAACAAACGATTACCTGA